Proteins from one Akkermansiaceae bacterium genomic window:
- the mntR gene encoding transcriptional regulator MntR: MDDYLEQILHLIEEKGYARAVDVSKNLGISQASVTNMLQRLDAEGLVKHEKYRGTVLTEEGLRIARAIVERHETLTRFLRLFGIDEETIYHDVEGMEHHVSRPTLNVIRALAETLEQEPELLKRISKKCGGGK, from the coding sequence ATGGACGACTACCTCGAGCAGATCCTCCATCTGATCGAGGAAAAGGGATACGCCCGCGCCGTGGATGTCTCGAAAAACCTCGGCATCTCCCAGGCCAGCGTCACCAACATGCTGCAGCGGCTGGATGCGGAGGGACTGGTCAAGCATGAGAAATACCGCGGCACCGTCCTCACGGAGGAAGGCCTCCGGATCGCCAGAGCGATCGTCGAGCGGCATGAGACGCTCACCCGCTTCCTGCGGCTGTTCGGCATCGATGAGGAGACCATCTACCACGATGTGGAGGGCATGGAGCATCACGTTTCCCGGCCCACGCTAAACGTCATCCGCGCGCTCGCGGAGACACTGGAGCAGGAACCCGAGCTCCTGAAGCGCATCTCGAAGAAATGTGGCGGCGGAAAATGA
- a CDS encoding FAD-binding protein → MHPLARQLAAITGEGNVLTKTEDLIPYGFDGTAALKGGAGVVVFPQDTEQVAACVKLAAEAGVPIVTRGSGTGLSGGSVPSPDAIVLCTVNMDRILGVDPKNLTLRAQPGAITQKIDEAAAAHGLFYPPDPGSMKISTIGGNVAENSGGLRGLKYGVTRDYVMGLEIVLPSGEIVRLGNACVKDVAGYSLKDLFIGSEGTLGIITEVLLKLLPRPAARRTMLATYERMEDAAETVSAIIAEKIIPCTLEFLDRMTIRCVEDYAKIGLPLDCEALLLMETDGHPAAVEDEAAQMAAIARSHGAREVVTAKDEAESLRLASARRSAFSALARVRPTTILEDVTVPRSHLAEMVAFISQTATEHQLICGTFGHMGDGNLHPTFLTDERDPDEMHRVHLALDAIVQKTLSLGGTITGEHGVGLAKKPWLRQQVGDNSIDLMRLIKGALDPRSLLNPGKIFD, encoded by the coding sequence ATGCACCCGCTCGCCAGACAACTCGCCGCCATCACGGGGGAAGGGAACGTCCTCACGAAAACCGAGGACCTGATCCCCTATGGCTTCGACGGCACGGCGGCGCTGAAAGGCGGCGCGGGGGTCGTGGTCTTTCCGCAGGATACGGAACAGGTCGCGGCGTGCGTGAAACTGGCGGCGGAGGCGGGCGTTCCCATCGTGACCCGTGGGTCGGGTACCGGCCTGAGCGGCGGCAGCGTCCCCTCCCCGGACGCCATCGTGCTGTGCACGGTGAACATGGACCGCATCCTGGGGGTCGATCCGAAGAACCTCACGCTCCGCGCCCAGCCCGGTGCCATCACCCAGAAGATCGATGAGGCGGCGGCGGCGCACGGGCTTTTCTATCCTCCTGATCCGGGGTCGATGAAGATCAGCACCATCGGCGGCAATGTGGCGGAGAACTCCGGCGGGCTGCGCGGCCTGAAATACGGGGTGACCCGTGACTATGTGATGGGGCTGGAAATCGTGCTGCCCTCCGGGGAGATCGTCCGGCTCGGCAACGCGTGTGTCAAAGACGTGGCGGGCTACTCCCTCAAGGATCTTTTCATCGGCTCCGAAGGCACGCTCGGCATCATCACGGAGGTCCTGCTGAAGCTGCTCCCCCGCCCCGCCGCGCGGCGGACGATGCTGGCCACCTATGAACGGATGGAGGATGCGGCTGAAACCGTGTCCGCCATCATCGCGGAGAAGATCATCCCCTGCACGCTGGAGTTCCTGGACCGGATGACGATCCGCTGTGTGGAGGACTATGCGAAGATCGGCCTTCCGCTCGATTGCGAGGCGCTCCTGCTGATGGAAACGGACGGCCATCCCGCCGCGGTGGAGGACGAGGCCGCGCAGATGGCAGCCATCGCCCGCAGCCATGGAGCGCGCGAAGTCGTCACCGCGAAGGACGAGGCGGAATCCCTGCGGCTCGCCTCGGCACGGCGCAGCGCGTTTTCCGCCCTCGCCCGCGTCCGCCCCACCACCATCCTGGAAGATGTCACCGTCCCCCGCAGCCATCTCGCGGAGATGGTCGCCTTCATTTCCCAAACCGCTACGGAACACCAGCTCATCTGCGGCACGTTCGGCCACATGGGTGATGGCAATCTCCACCCGACTTTCCTGACCGACGAGCGCGATCCGGACGAAATGCACCGCGTCCATCTGGCCCTTGATGCCATCGTCCAGAAGACCCTCTCGCTCGGCGGCACCATCACCGGCGAGCATGGCGTCGGCCTCGCCAAGAAACCTTGGCTCCGGCAGCAGGTGGGTGACAACAGCATCGACCTCATGCGGCTCATCAAGGGGGCCCTCGACCCCCGGTCCCTTCTCAATCCAGGCAAGATCTTCGACTGA
- a CDS encoding 3'-5' exonuclease, whose translation MLIRDLTFTAIDFESAGTARGQTDAPIQIGIASWSLAADHHDPFVSYLHTDQPIHWSAQKVHGITPGHLADAPSLLSLWPELKSRLGGAVVVAHSKGTEKRFLRTFPGHGFGPWIDTLHLARAAWPELAKHSLGDLCDALGVTSTIQPLVPGKNWHDALFDAVASLAVLSQLIRLHDLAEHPVEALLHPDTSRWHRSRRG comes from the coding sequence ATGCTGATCCGCGATCTGACATTCACCGCAATCGACTTTGAATCCGCAGGGACCGCCCGCGGGCAGACGGACGCGCCGATCCAGATCGGCATCGCTTCATGGTCCTTGGCCGCGGATCACCATGACCCTTTCGTCTCGTATCTGCACACGGACCAACCGATCCACTGGTCCGCCCAAAAAGTCCACGGCATCACACCCGGGCATCTGGCGGACGCCCCCAGCCTGCTCTCGCTCTGGCCGGAGCTGAAGTCCCGGCTCGGCGGCGCGGTCGTGGTCGCGCACTCGAAAGGCACGGAAAAGAGATTCCTCCGCACCTTCCCCGGGCATGGTTTCGGGCCGTGGATCGACACCCTCCACCTCGCTCGTGCGGCCTGGCCGGAACTGGCGAAACATTCCCTCGGTGACCTCTGTGATGCACTGGGCGTCACCAGCACGATCCAGCCGTTGGTGCCGGGAAAGAACTGGCATGACGCGCTGTTCGATGCGGTGGCATCGCTGGCCGTACTTTCCCAACTCATCCGCCTCCACGATCTGGCGGAGCATCCGGTGGAGGCCCTGCTGCATCCTGACACCTCCCGCTGGCACCGATCCCGGCGTGGATGA
- a CDS encoding GNAT family N-acetyltransferase, whose translation MPGEGDLYREVRLRSLLDSPEAFATTHEAASQRDAASWAAQADASATGGDRATFIVIGESPLGLAAIYRDADPSPEGELLQVWISPELRGSDTALRLMEVAWNWAMENGFSRIRAEVKSDNVRALRFYEKCGFHQTEERPCADDSVMLIKPVRTSAAS comes from the coding sequence ATGCCTGGCGAAGGAGATCTTTACCGGGAGGTGAGGCTGCGTTCCCTGCTGGACTCACCGGAAGCGTTCGCCACCACCCACGAAGCCGCATCGCAAAGGGATGCCGCGAGCTGGGCCGCACAGGCGGATGCGTCCGCGACCGGCGGGGACCGCGCGACTTTCATCGTCATCGGAGAATCGCCTCTCGGCCTGGCCGCCATTTATCGGGACGCCGATCCTTCTCCCGAAGGCGAGCTGCTGCAGGTATGGATCTCACCGGAACTCCGGGGCAGCGACACCGCCCTACGCCTGATGGAAGTTGCCTGGAACTGGGCGATGGAAAATGGCTTCAGTCGGATCCGCGCCGAAGTGAAGTCCGACAATGTGAGGGCGCTGCGCTTTTACGAGAAGTGTGGGTTTCATCAAACGGAGGAAAGACCGTGCGCCGATGACAGCGTGATGCTGATCAAGCCGGTCCGGACATCCGCCGCTTCCTGA
- a CDS encoding TIM barrel protein produces the protein MSTQTQYRFSFGPWNISEGGDPFGPDSRPAFPHEEKFALYRPLGFEGVQFHDDDVVPGIDGLSAAQISSKAAEVKAMLDNQGLTPEFVAPRLWFADETVDGGYTSNSASDRAYAWDRTKKTIDIANAIGSKAIVLWLAREGTYIREAKDAKLAYQRILETINNVLEYDKDIEIWIEPKPNEPTDQAYVPTIGHAIALSYASTDHRRVKGLIESAHAMLAGLDASDEMAFALAHDKLGSVHLNDQNGLKYDQDKNFGSANLRAAFNQVRVLEESGYDAFIGLDVKAIRTQKGNPVTDHLKNSREIFLHLVGKYRSMDQGLVQQFRDARDYEALELYIIRHLLGI, from the coding sequence ATGAGCACGCAAACCCAATACCGGTTCTCCTTTGGTCCATGGAACATCAGCGAAGGTGGCGATCCCTTCGGCCCGGACTCCCGCCCCGCGTTCCCCCATGAGGAAAAGTTCGCGCTCTACCGCCCGCTGGGTTTCGAGGGCGTGCAGTTCCACGATGACGATGTGGTTCCGGGGATCGATGGCCTCAGCGCGGCGCAGATCTCCTCGAAGGCCGCCGAGGTGAAGGCGATGCTGGACAACCAGGGCCTGACCCCGGAGTTCGTCGCGCCCCGCCTGTGGTTCGCGGATGAGACGGTGGACGGTGGCTATACCTCCAACAGTGCCTCCGACCGGGCCTATGCCTGGGATCGCACGAAGAAGACCATCGACATCGCGAATGCCATCGGCTCGAAGGCGATCGTCCTGTGGCTGGCCCGGGAAGGCACCTACATCCGCGAGGCGAAGGACGCGAAGCTGGCCTACCAGCGCATCCTTGAGACGATCAACAACGTGCTGGAATACGACAAGGACATCGAGATCTGGATCGAGCCGAAGCCGAATGAACCGACCGACCAGGCGTATGTTCCGACCATCGGCCACGCCATCGCGCTTTCCTATGCCTCCACCGACCACAGGCGGGTGAAGGGCCTCATCGAGAGCGCCCACGCCATGCTCGCCGGGCTGGATGCCAGTGATGAAATGGCCTTCGCGCTCGCCCATGACAAGCTGGGCAGCGTCCACCTCAACGACCAGAACGGCCTGAAGTATGACCAGGACAAGAATTTCGGTTCCGCCAACCTCCGCGCCGCCTTCAACCAGGTGCGGGTGCTGGAGGAGTCCGGCTATGACGCGTTCATCGGTCTCGATGTGAAGGCCATCCGCACGCAGAAGGGCAACCCGGTCACCGACCATCTGAAAAACTCACGGGAAATCTTCCTTCATCTGGTCGGCAAATACCGGTCGATGGATCAGGGTCTGGTCCAGCAGTTCCGGGATGCGCGGGACTACGAGGCGCTGGAACTTTACATTATCCGCCATCTGCTGGGCATCTGA
- a CDS encoding aldolase, which produces MKSYRLNRLFNPKSNRCFDVAVDHGFFNQPGFLQGIEDIRKAIEILVDANPDAIQLTLGQARHLQSIPGKQKPALVLRTDVANVYGKELLSTSFSLMIEETMLQAVRNDAACVCVNLFQIPGAPEVHKQCVENILRLKPQADYYGMPMMVEPLVFQPNEIGGGYMVDGDLTKITHLVRQAVELGADVIKADPTSDASEYHKVIEAAGGIPVLVRGGGRVSDREILERTHVLMQQGASGIVYGRNVIQHPNPKGIVAALMALVHDDADVDAAEKLIAG; this is translated from the coding sequence ATGAAATCCTACCGTCTCAACCGTCTTTTCAATCCGAAGTCGAACCGCTGTTTCGACGTCGCCGTGGACCACGGTTTCTTCAACCAACCCGGCTTCCTCCAGGGCATCGAGGACATCCGCAAGGCCATCGAAATCCTGGTCGATGCGAACCCGGACGCGATCCAGCTCACGCTGGGCCAGGCACGCCATCTCCAGTCCATCCCCGGAAAGCAGAAGCCGGCGCTGGTGCTGCGCACGGACGTGGCGAACGTCTATGGCAAGGAACTGCTCTCCACCAGCTTCAGCCTGATGATCGAGGAAACGATGCTGCAGGCGGTCCGCAATGACGCCGCCTGTGTGTGCGTGAACCTCTTCCAGATCCCCGGCGCGCCGGAAGTGCACAAGCAGTGCGTGGAAAACATCCTCCGGCTGAAGCCACAGGCGGACTACTACGGCATGCCGATGATGGTTGAGCCGTTGGTGTTCCAGCCGAACGAAATCGGCGGAGGCTATATGGTCGATGGGGATCTGACGAAGATCACCCACCTCGTCCGGCAGGCGGTGGAACTGGGAGCGGATGTCATCAAAGCGGATCCCACCTCCGACGCATCCGAATATCACAAGGTCATCGAGGCCGCGGGCGGAATCCCGGTGCTGGTCCGTGGCGGTGGCCGGGTGAGCGACCGTGAAATCCTCGAACGCACCCACGTGCTGATGCAGCAGGGAGCCAGCGGCATCGTCTATGGCCGGAACGTGATCCAGCACCCGAATCCGAAAGGCATCGTCGCGGCGCTGATGGCGCTCGTGCATGATGATGCGGATGTGGACGCGGCGGAGAAACTGATCGCCGGATGA
- a CDS encoding (Fe-S)-binding protein: protein MAATLKQLDYAILQQCMHCGMCLPTCPTYTTTKRERNSPRGRISLMRSVADGELGITKEFADEMSYCLGCLACQTACPAGVNYAELFETARADIESTGINRTPARSFWRTLTLEVLFMHPRLLRAAGKGISFHQRSGLEKWTRRLGLTKLLPKDLRRLEPQSPRIAEKFSDDLIREVEEADGTPRHRVAVLTGCMQDLMLPGVNRDTVDVLLANGCSVHTPAVQPCCGSLHAHNGEREMAQELARKMILLFPPEHYDAIISNAGGCGSHLRHYGPLLEDDPDFSAAAHAWDAKLRDIHEWLAEIGVRPPTAPPFAEPATVTYHDSCHLAHGQKVVLQPRAILSLIPGLRVKELPEANWCCGSAGVYTITQPEESKRLLDRKVANIRSTGATVLATANPGCHLQIVNGLKAEGVTMEVVHPISLLAAAYRAESATFNKDILSTGHPGEASLPHSS, encoded by the coding sequence ATGGCGGCCACGCTCAAACAGCTCGACTACGCCATCCTCCAGCAGTGCATGCACTGCGGGATGTGCCTGCCGACCTGCCCCACCTACACCACCACGAAACGCGAGCGCAACAGCCCGCGCGGGCGCATTTCGCTCATGCGGTCCGTGGCGGACGGGGAACTGGGCATCACGAAGGAATTCGCGGATGAAATGAGTTACTGCCTGGGTTGCCTGGCCTGTCAGACCGCCTGCCCCGCCGGGGTCAACTACGCGGAGCTTTTCGAAACCGCGCGGGCTGACATCGAAAGCACTGGCATCAACCGAACCCCGGCGCGGTCTTTCTGGCGAACCCTCACGCTGGAGGTGCTGTTCATGCACCCGCGGTTGCTGCGTGCCGCGGGAAAAGGCATCTCCTTCCACCAACGGAGCGGATTGGAGAAATGGACACGCCGTCTTGGCCTCACGAAGCTGCTGCCAAAGGATCTCCGCAGGCTGGAACCCCAGTCGCCGCGCATCGCGGAGAAATTTTCCGACGATCTGATCCGGGAGGTGGAGGAAGCTGACGGCACACCCCGCCACCGGGTGGCTGTGCTCACCGGCTGCATGCAGGACCTCATGCTTCCGGGCGTGAACCGGGACACGGTGGACGTCCTGCTGGCGAACGGTTGCAGCGTCCACACCCCGGCGGTCCAGCCGTGCTGCGGGTCGCTCCATGCCCACAATGGCGAGCGGGAGATGGCACAGGAACTGGCCCGGAAGATGATCCTCCTTTTCCCGCCGGAGCACTACGATGCCATCATCAGCAATGCGGGCGGCTGTGGCTCCCATCTGCGCCACTACGGCCCGCTGCTGGAGGATGATCCTGATTTCTCCGCCGCCGCGCATGCTTGGGATGCAAAGCTGCGGGACATCCACGAATGGCTGGCGGAAATCGGCGTGCGCCCGCCCACCGCTCCGCCGTTTGCGGAACCGGCGACGGTCACCTATCACGATTCCTGCCACCTCGCCCACGGGCAGAAGGTGGTCCTGCAACCACGTGCCATTCTTTCCCTCATCCCCGGCCTACGGGTGAAGGAACTGCCGGAGGCGAACTGGTGCTGCGGCAGCGCCGGCGTCTATACCATCACGCAGCCGGAGGAATCGAAGCGGCTGCTCGACCGCAAGGTGGCGAACATCCGCTCCACCGGGGCCACCGTGCTGGCGACTGCGAATCCCGGCTGCCACCTGCAGATCGTCAACGGGCTGAAAGCGGAGGGCGTGACGATGGAGGTGGTGCATCCCATCAGCCTGCTGGCCGCCGCTTACCGGGCGGAAAGCGCTACTTTCAACAAAGACATCCTTTCAACTGGACACCCCGGAGAGGCGTCCCTGCCCCACTCATCATGA
- a CDS encoding Gfo/Idh/MocA family oxidoreductase: protein MKQIKIGIIGGGLMGREITSAFARWCALTDVTVQPVLTAVADLNPATLEWFRNIPTCSQLVTDYHELLANPEIEVVYVAVPHHLHETIYLDVLKAGKDLLAEKPFGIDLAAAENILAAVKDSGRFVRCSSEMPFFPGAQRALEIARSGGIGRILEAVSGFHHSSDLDPTKAANWKRINATCGEGGVLNDLGMHACHLPLRLGWNPTKLFAQLQKGYPQRPDGKGGTTTCDTWDNALLHCWTRIGEDEVPLRLEMKRLAPGATNTWFIEILGTDGGVRYSTAEPKTLWVFERGKEQWWKRTDLGFGTPFKTVTGGIFEPGFPDVIQQMWAAYLEEREGNLNGRFGCATPEEAVASHRIFAAALESHAQGTITHP, encoded by the coding sequence ATGAAACAAATCAAGATCGGCATCATCGGCGGTGGCCTCATGGGCCGCGAGATCACCAGCGCGTTCGCCCGTTGGTGCGCGCTCACGGACGTCACCGTGCAACCTGTCCTCACCGCCGTGGCGGACCTCAATCCCGCGACGCTGGAGTGGTTCAGGAACATCCCGACGTGCAGCCAACTGGTGACGGACTACCATGAGCTGCTGGCCAATCCCGAGATCGAGGTGGTCTATGTCGCCGTGCCCCACCATCTCCATGAAACGATCTATCTGGATGTGCTGAAGGCGGGCAAGGACCTGCTGGCGGAGAAACCCTTCGGCATCGACCTGGCGGCGGCGGAGAACATCCTGGCCGCAGTGAAGGATAGCGGGCGGTTCGTCCGCTGTTCCTCGGAGATGCCTTTCTTTCCCGGAGCACAGCGCGCGCTGGAGATCGCCCGGTCCGGCGGGATCGGCAGGATCCTCGAAGCCGTCTCCGGTTTCCACCACAGCAGTGACCTGGACCCGACGAAGGCGGCGAACTGGAAGCGGATCAACGCCACCTGCGGCGAAGGAGGCGTGCTGAATGACCTGGGCATGCACGCCTGCCACCTGCCACTCCGCCTGGGGTGGAATCCCACGAAGCTTTTCGCCCAGCTCCAGAAGGGCTATCCCCAGCGACCGGATGGCAAGGGCGGCACCACCACCTGCGACACCTGGGACAACGCCCTGCTCCACTGCTGGACCCGCATCGGGGAGGATGAAGTCCCCCTGCGACTGGAGATGAAACGCCTGGCCCCCGGCGCGACGAACACCTGGTTCATCGAGATCCTCGGCACGGACGGCGGCGTCCGCTACTCCACCGCGGAGCCGAAAACCCTGTGGGTGTTCGAGCGTGGCAAGGAACAGTGGTGGAAGCGGACGGACCTCGGCTTCGGCACGCCGTTCAAGACCGTCACCGGCGGCATCTTCGAGCCGGGCTTCCCCGATGTCATCCAGCAGATGTGGGCGGCCTATCTGGAGGAGCGGGAGGGCAACCTCAACGGACGCTTCGGCTGCGCCACTCCGGAGGAAGCGGTGGCCAGCCACCGGATCTTCGCCGCCGCCCTGGAATCCCACGCCCAAGGAACCATCACCCACCCATGA
- a CDS encoding acetylxylan esterase, translating into MRPNGILLPLLLAGAGFVSLAAPETPAPPDSFGRQLEAEVLKIERRAAEEIPDKEAWLAGQKESRRQLAEMLGLDPMPPKGDLHATKTGEFEHEGIVVENLHYQSSPGLYVTANFYRPKEVTGPLPTVLYLCGHSDKIKDKISYGNKTGYEHHGVWYAKNGFTCLIIDTVQLGEIRGAHHGTHRMDRWDWISRGYTPAGVEAWAGIRGIDYLLTRPEVDAKKIGVTGRSGGGAYSWWVAALDERVACAAPTAGITTLRDHVVHKCVYGHCDCMFMVNGYQWDYDRVASLFAPRPLLIANTDKDSIFPVDGVFDIFRKTRTVYGMLGAEKNLGLHIAEGPHADLQPLNTGEFHWMLRHLKGEPAMATYDGAAVKSIPMEKLRVFDKLPEDQKNTTIDESFVPLAKAPAAGNWETAKPDLMKALRGKVFASWPETGAPFMEPAGMILASGVTAEKYTLRPMGKGTEPALDLYLLVMMLPDGPAERKHIVLNVLDDAGWKAFEGEYGPVFPSLFPGRENDTAKLAAMEELIGSGVPLAFLCPRGEGPHRKIGTEKDQTQLRRSFYLTGATLESWQVWDIRAAVNRLRSLPEFGDSSVLIDASGAQAVNAIHASLFEPAVNYLDLRNVPSSHLDKAAPAYLNVLKHLDVPTAAAMAAGDRDVKIRTADPDGWKGAAALIGTGADRKHRFEILPLSEQ; encoded by the coding sequence ATGCGTCCCAATGGCATTCTCCTACCGTTGCTCCTTGCAGGGGCCGGGTTCGTGTCTCTCGCCGCTCCGGAAACGCCCGCTCCACCGGACTCTTTCGGCCGCCAGCTCGAGGCGGAGGTTCTGAAGATCGAACGGCGTGCAGCGGAGGAAATACCGGACAAGGAAGCGTGGCTGGCCGGGCAGAAGGAATCCCGCCGTCAGTTGGCGGAGATGCTGGGGCTCGACCCCATGCCACCAAAGGGCGATCTGCACGCGACGAAAACGGGTGAGTTCGAACATGAGGGCATCGTGGTGGAGAACCTCCACTACCAGTCGTCACCGGGCCTCTATGTGACGGCGAATTTCTACCGCCCGAAGGAGGTCACCGGACCACTGCCGACCGTCCTCTACCTCTGCGGCCACTCGGACAAGATCAAGGACAAGATCAGCTACGGCAACAAAACCGGCTACGAACACCATGGGGTGTGGTACGCCAAGAACGGCTTCACCTGCCTGATCATCGACACCGTCCAGCTCGGGGAGATCCGGGGTGCCCACCATGGCACCCACAGGATGGACCGCTGGGACTGGATCTCCCGTGGCTACACGCCTGCCGGGGTGGAGGCATGGGCGGGCATCCGTGGCATCGACTATTTGCTGACGCGGCCCGAGGTGGATGCGAAAAAGATCGGCGTGACCGGTCGCAGCGGCGGCGGAGCCTATTCGTGGTGGGTGGCCGCCCTCGATGAGCGGGTGGCCTGCGCCGCCCCCACCGCCGGCATCACCACGCTGCGTGACCATGTGGTGCACAAATGCGTCTATGGACACTGCGACTGCATGTTCATGGTGAACGGCTACCAATGGGACTACGACCGTGTGGCTTCCCTCTTCGCCCCCCGCCCCCTGCTGATCGCCAACACGGACAAGGATTCCATTTTTCCCGTGGATGGCGTGTTCGACATCTTCCGCAAGACACGGACGGTGTATGGGATGCTCGGTGCTGAAAAGAATCTCGGCCTGCACATAGCGGAAGGCCCCCATGCGGATCTGCAACCGCTCAACACGGGGGAGTTCCACTGGATGCTGCGACACCTGAAAGGTGAACCCGCGATGGCCACCTACGACGGAGCCGCAGTGAAATCCATTCCCATGGAAAAGCTGCGGGTGTTCGACAAGCTGCCGGAAGACCAGAAAAACACGACCATCGATGAATCGTTCGTGCCGCTGGCAAAAGCACCCGCCGCGGGGAATTGGGAGACAGCCAAGCCCGACCTGATGAAAGCGCTGCGCGGGAAGGTCTTTGCGAGTTGGCCGGAAACCGGAGCACCTTTCATGGAACCTGCGGGCATGATCCTTGCCAGCGGAGTCACCGCGGAAAAATACACGCTCCGACCCATGGGGAAGGGAACTGAACCGGCACTCGATCTCTATCTATTGGTCATGATGCTGCCGGACGGGCCAGCGGAGCGGAAACACATCGTGCTCAACGTCCTCGACGACGCGGGATGGAAGGCATTTGAAGGGGAATATGGCCCGGTGTTCCCTTCGTTGTTTCCCGGCAGGGAGAATGACACCGCCAAGCTCGCGGCGATGGAAGAGTTGATCGGCTCCGGAGTTCCTCTGGCATTCCTTTGTCCGCGTGGGGAAGGCCCCCACCGGAAGATCGGGACGGAAAAAGACCAGACCCAGCTCCGCAGGAGCTTTTATCTCACCGGAGCGACGCTGGAGTCCTGGCAGGTATGGGACATCCGCGCGGCCGTGAACCGGCTGCGTTCATTGCCGGAATTCGGAGATTCGTCGGTTCTGATCGATGCTTCCGGTGCCCAAGCGGTGAATGCGATCCATGCCTCATTGTTCGAGCCGGCTGTGAACTATCTCGATCTCCGGAACGTCCCTTCATCCCATCTGGACAAAGCGGCACCGGCCTATCTGAACGTATTGAAGCACCTGGACGTCCCGACTGCGGCCGCAATGGCCGCCGGTGATCGTGATGTGAAGATCCGCACCGCCGATCCCGACGGATGGAAGGGAGCTGCGGCGTTGATTGGAACTGGAGCGGACAGGAAGCACCGCTTCGAGATACTTCCGCTTTCGGAACAGTGA
- a CDS encoding RDD family protein: MNPYATPAIDPTPVTVPGEGSPLVLATLGERFAGALIDGLIGWVGLLLSIPIWNVLFALGDIGSAGNLVKVGPAISIAVGLVAFVLIMAVQYVPLKQNGQTWGKKVMKTRIVTMKGEQPTIIDLVFKRYASFQLIGLMPVVGGLYSLFNVLLVFRKDRRCLHDLIAGTQVVKVAVSLAPSVTP; the protein is encoded by the coding sequence GTGAACCCCTACGCCACCCCTGCCATCGATCCCACTCCCGTCACCGTGCCGGGCGAGGGATCTCCTCTCGTCCTCGCCACCTTGGGTGAGCGTTTTGCGGGCGCTTTGATTGACGGATTGATAGGATGGGTGGGACTTCTTCTATCAATCCCGATTTGGAATGTTCTGTTCGCCCTTGGCGACATAGGCAGTGCCGGGAATTTGGTAAAAGTGGGGCCGGCAATAAGCATTGCCGTTGGTCTGGTGGCATTCGTGCTGATCATGGCTGTCCAATATGTTCCTCTGAAACAGAACGGGCAGACCTGGGGCAAGAAGGTGATGAAAACACGGATCGTCACTATGAAAGGCGAACAGCCCACCATCATCGATCTGGTTTTCAAACGCTATGCGTCCTTCCAACTGATCGGGCTGATGCCCGTTGTCGGAGGACTGTACTCGCTGTTCAACGTATTGCTGGTCTTCAGGAAGGATCGCCGCTGTCTGCACGACCTCATCGCGGGAACGCAAGTGGTGAAAGTTGCGGTTTCCTTGGCACCTTCTGTGACTCCCTGA
- a CDS encoding helix-turn-helix domain-containing protein, producing the protein MKRSAMKVPVKGLRETIDPPDGQAFRAICWTRNLREVDSVQPDGTKKRIGGEGVHWHHHVEMELTLFTKGKGTRFVGDHIGEFDAGDLVLLGSNLPHYWHAPGGNAGVSIQWHFPTAHPIWEFAELSAVRKVFGEAERGFRLKGRTAARVATLLEDMGRMKAGERLSRLIELFTALADMPKKDRDILSSRSFAGTGSRHQPAIAAAVRYMVGHFREEIRIGDLLKLTGMSRPTFARQFKEHAGRTMSAFVIKLRLQAACAELMETEKSITEIALNCGFGEISFFNRLFRREKGCSPREFRKRRMSGPA; encoded by the coding sequence ATGAAAAGGAGTGCGATGAAAGTGCCGGTGAAAGGCCTCCGTGAAACCATCGACCCTCCTGACGGGCAGGCATTCCGTGCCATCTGCTGGACCAGGAATCTGCGGGAGGTGGATTCCGTGCAGCCGGATGGAACGAAAAAGCGGATCGGAGGAGAGGGGGTACACTGGCACCACCATGTGGAGATGGAACTCACCCTTTTCACAAAAGGAAAGGGAACCCGGTTCGTTGGGGATCACATTGGTGAATTCGATGCCGGGGACTTGGTTCTGTTGGGAAGCAATCTGCCCCACTACTGGCATGCACCCGGAGGAAATGCCGGAGTCTCCATCCAGTGGCATTTCCCCACGGCCCACCCCATCTGGGAATTCGCCGAACTCTCCGCTGTCCGCAAGGTGTTCGGAGAGGCGGAAAGGGGGTTCCGCCTGAAGGGGCGCACCGCCGCCCGCGTGGCCACCTTGCTGGAAGATATGGGCCGCATGAAAGCCGGAGAGCGTCTTTCCAGATTGATCGAACTGTTCACAGCTCTCGCGGACATGCCGAAGAAGGATCGGGACATCCTTTCGTCGCGCTCCTTCGCCGGAACAGGTTCAAGGCACCAACCGGCGATAGCGGCCGCTGTCCGATACATGGTCGGCCATTTCCGAGAGGAGATCCGGATCGGGGACCTCCTGAAACTCACCGGTATGAGCCGTCCGACCTTCGCCCGCCAGTTCAAGGAACACGCCGGCCGGACCATGAGCGCGTTCGTGATCAAGCTGCGGCTCCAGGCGGCCTGTGCGGAACTCATGGAGACAGAGAAATCCATCACGGAGATCGCACTGAACTGCGGCTTCGGGGAGATCTCGTTTTTCAACCGGCTGTTCCGCCGTGAAAAGGGATGCAGCCCCAGGGAGTTCAGGAAGCGGCGGATGTCCGGACCGGCTTGA